A genomic region of Oceaniferula marina contains the following coding sequences:
- a CDS encoding complex I subunit 4 family protein: MLFTLILLPLLAAIAILCGAPARKTALAAALGNIVLASFPLMNASSPNWNTGFQVLADPEINLSLGFHSSGASAVMLLLSVLITLAAVYSGKCPEGREKLWFSSTLFIAAGCIGAFLSTDVFFFYAFHELALIPTFLMIGILGRGERKQVAWKITIYLAFGSIVLLAGLLLATYHAGSFAMADLANAKVPLEAQKTIALLLIIGFGTLISLFPLHSWAAPAYASAPAPVSMLHAGVLKKFGLYGLLVVGMNVAPDGMAHWLPLLCSLLLGNIIWVGLVTINQKRLDLMFGNSSVMHMGYIFLAIAALAADPSNQIAEPAAVLLMFAHGISIALLFSLSSVVEEKTGTLEINQLGGLAKKAPALAFIFGLAGMASIGLPGLANFAGEIMVFLAGFASWKAGEPLGLVQITTIIALWGVVISAVYVLRAYRDCFQGPLVKSTEDASDLSLCGKIPSYMLGAVLLIVGIYPQIILQFLPQQ; this comes from the coding sequence ATGCTCTTTACTCTCATTCTTCTACCACTGCTCGCAGCCATCGCCATTCTTTGCGGTGCTCCAGCCCGCAAGACCGCCTTGGCGGCGGCCCTCGGCAACATCGTGCTGGCATCCTTCCCCCTGATGAATGCGTCCAGTCCAAACTGGAACACCGGATTCCAGGTTCTTGCAGATCCTGAAATCAACCTCAGCCTCGGATTTCACAGCAGTGGAGCTTCGGCCGTGATGCTGCTTCTCAGCGTGTTGATCACCCTGGCCGCCGTGTATTCCGGCAAATGCCCGGAAGGTCGTGAAAAACTTTGGTTTTCAAGCACCCTGTTCATCGCTGCCGGATGCATCGGAGCCTTCCTCTCCACCGACGTCTTTTTCTTCTATGCCTTCCACGAACTCGCACTGATCCCCACCTTTCTGATGATCGGCATCCTCGGTCGGGGAGAGCGTAAACAAGTTGCCTGGAAAATCACCATCTACCTCGCGTTTGGATCGATTGTTTTACTCGCCGGTCTCCTGCTGGCCACCTACCACGCCGGTAGCTTCGCCATGGCCGACCTCGCTAACGCCAAAGTTCCACTCGAGGCCCAGAAGACCATCGCCCTACTTCTTATTATTGGCTTTGGCACGCTGATCTCCCTCTTCCCTCTGCACTCATGGGCTGCTCCGGCATACGCCAGTGCCCCGGCTCCAGTCTCCATGCTGCATGCCGGAGTGCTTAAAAAATTCGGTCTCTACGGACTGCTGGTCGTGGGCATGAATGTCGCCCCCGATGGCATGGCCCACTGGTTGCCACTGCTCTGCTCACTACTGCTGGGCAACATCATCTGGGTAGGCTTGGTTACCATCAACCAGAAACGACTCGACCTGATGTTCGGTAATTCCTCGGTGATGCACATGGGCTATATCTTCCTCGCCATCGCAGCACTGGCTGCCGATCCTAGCAACCAGATCGCCGAACCCGCGGCTGTGCTGCTGATGTTTGCCCACGGTATCTCCATCGCTCTCCTGTTCTCATTGAGTTCCGTGGTCGAAGAAAAAACCGGGACCCTCGAAATCAATCAACTTGGAGGACTTGCCAAAAAGGCTCCGGCACTGGCATTCATCTTCGGTCTCGCCGGGATGGCATCCATCGGACTGCCAGGCCTGGCCAACTTTGCAGGCGAAATCATGGTCTTCCTCGCCGGCTTTGCCAGCTGGAAGGCAGGAGAACCTCTGGGGCTGGTCCAGATAACCACCATCATCGCCCTCTGGGGGGTGGTCATCTCCGCCGTCTATGTTCTACGAGCCTACCGCGACTGCTTCCAAGGCCCACTGGTCAAATCCACCGAAGAT